A stretch of the Candidatus Curtissbacteria bacterium genome encodes the following:
- a CDS encoding LCP family protein, with product MRKYSQKPQKSFSVVKILIIVTIVAALFFALIKYFDLGKYFFKGPQTVVQLITDSGLKSDNDRINVLLLGIGGVGHDGPDLTDTIILASVKKDGSDVALISIPRDLWVPDVSYKINHIYAIGQEDDENGLELAEENVSVLMGLPIHYAARVDFNGFIKAVNLVEGLDINVENSFVDPRYPIPGKEDDLCGLTIEEQEKDGVKEQVVKDATGAAIPLIDITDDGSPFVCRYETLSFKKGPTQMDGVTALKFVRSRHGTNGEGSDFARSARQQKVILAFREKVFSTGTLTNPKTIIDLIGTFDQSIDTNIKNEDVPLFVKLSQKIDPNKIRAIVLDAGREESVLEFGLPQNYGGQSVIIPKDANWTELSEYVQGEVFKLEEQEN from the coding sequence ATGCGAAAGTACAGCCAAAAGCCGCAAAAGAGTTTTTCTGTGGTCAAAATTCTGATAATTGTCACAATCGTTGCGGCTTTATTTTTTGCTCTAATAAAGTATTTCGACCTCGGAAAATATTTTTTCAAGGGTCCCCAAACAGTAGTTCAGCTAATTACCGATTCAGGGTTAAAGTCCGACAACGACCGAATTAATGTTCTTCTTTTGGGAATTGGCGGAGTTGGGCACGACGGTCCCGACCTCACAGACACAATTATTTTGGCTTCTGTTAAAAAAGATGGTTCTGACGTCGCCTTGATATCAATTCCTCGCGATCTTTGGGTACCCGACGTGTCTTACAAGATAAATCACATTTACGCAATTGGCCAAGAAGATGACGAAAACGGCTTGGAGCTTGCCGAGGAAAATGTGTCCGTTTTAATGGGGCTACCTATTCATTACGCGGCGCGTGTTGACTTCAACGGATTTATCAAAGCAGTCAATTTAGTAGAAGGCCTCGACATTAATGTCGAGAATTCATTTGTAGACCCACGATATCCGATTCCAGGCAAAGAAGACGACCTCTGCGGATTAACCATAGAAGAGCAGGAAAAAGATGGGGTAAAAGAGCAAGTCGTTAAGGATGCAACGGGAGCCGCGATTCCACTTATTGATATTACGGACGATGGTAGCCCATTTGTGTGCCGCTACGAAACTCTAAGCTTTAAAAAAGGGCCAACGCAGATGGATGGCGTCACAGCACTCAAGTTTGTAAGATCTCGTCACGGCACCAACGGTGAAGGGTCAGATTTTGCAAGGTCCGCTCGTCAACAAAAAGTAATTTTAGCTTTCCGCGAAAAAGTATTCTCTACAGGAACTCTCACCAACCCAAAAACGATAATTGACCTTATCGGAACGTTCGATCAATCAATAGACACTAACATTAAAAACGAAGACGTACCGCTTTTCGTTAAATTAAGCCAAAAAATAGATCCTAATAAAATCAGGGCAATCGTTTTGGACGCAGGACGTGAAGAAAGCGTTTTGGAATTCGGTTTACCTCAAAACTATGGTGGTCAGTCGGTAATAATTCCCAAAGATGCCAACTGGACAGAACTTTCCGAATACGTTCAAGGTGAAGTGTTTAAATTAGAAGAACAGGAAAATTAA
- a CDS encoding triose-phosphate isomerase: MSDFPLLVANLKANKSWDEMSAWIEEVGKNAQGYPGTIVVCPTLPFLSAAKQKIDQEGLKITLGSQDVSAFEAGPYTGEVAASQIVGLCEYAIVGHSERRGNFKEDEDTLEKKVKNTLAAGLKPIYCVPDENSPIPEGTGIVAFEPIAAIGTGEPDSPQNAQRVASVIKSNGQHTVIYGGSVNAQNARAFLKEDIIDGLLVGTDSLESAKFIAIIEAISL, translated from the coding sequence ATGAGTGATTTTCCTTTGCTTGTCGCAAACCTCAAGGCCAATAAAAGCTGGGACGAAATGTCAGCATGGATTGAAGAAGTTGGCAAAAACGCTCAAGGCTACCCAGGAACAATTGTAGTTTGTCCGACCCTCCCATTTTTATCAGCAGCTAAACAAAAAATTGACCAAGAAGGATTAAAAATTACGCTCGGAAGCCAAGATGTCTCCGCTTTTGAAGCTGGGCCTTACACCGGAGAAGTCGCAGCAAGCCAAATAGTTGGCCTTTGTGAGTATGCAATAGTTGGTCATTCGGAAAGACGCGGCAATTTTAAAGAAGATGAAGATACACTCGAAAAAAAGGTCAAAAATACACTTGCTGCTGGGCTAAAGCCAATTTATTGCGTCCCTGACGAAAATTCGCCGATTCCAGAAGGAACCGGAATAGTGGCATTCGAACCTATAGCGGCAATAGGAACAGGGGAGCCAGATTCTCCTCAAAATGCTCAAAGAGTTGCTAGCGTTATTAAATCGAACGGTCAACACACTGTAATTTATGGCGGTTCGGTAAATGCCCAAAACGCGAGAGCCTTTTTAAAAGAAGACATAATCGATGGATTGCTCGTAGGGACCGACAGTCTTGAAAGCGCAAAATTTATAGCGATAATAGAAGCAATAAGCCTTTAA
- the trxA gene encoding thioredoxin produces the protein MVKLLDFWAEWCGPCKFMEPVLEELERELSGKVEVEKINVDENQDITIKYGVMSIPTYVVEKDGREIERIVGATSKENLLKALLKNE, from the coding sequence ATGGTCAAATTGTTAGACTTCTGGGCCGAATGGTGTGGCCCGTGCAAATTCATGGAGCCGGTTCTTGAAGAACTGGAACGAGAACTTTCCGGCAAAGTTGAAGTCGAAAAAATTAACGTCGATGAAAACCAGGATATAACCATAAAATATGGCGTCATGTCTATCCCAACCTACGTTGTAGAAAAGGACGGCCGCGAAATAGAAAGGATAGTCGGCGCTACTTCGAAAGAGAATCTGCTAAAAGCCCTTTTGAAAAATGAGTGA
- the rpsT gene encoding 30S ribosomal protein S20 produces the protein MPVIKQAIKKVRQDKRKAQINLKVKSTFKSAIRAFRKHPSKEGLTLVFKSLDRAAKTNVIHANKAARLKSRLSKLVQSSDKKVEPKVKAATAK, from the coding sequence ATGCCAGTAATAAAACAAGCGATAAAAAAGGTCAGACAAGACAAGCGCAAGGCGCAAATAAACTTAAAGGTGAAAAGCACGTTTAAGAGCGCTATTCGCGCTTTTAGAAAACACCCGTCGAAAGAGGGGCTTACTCTTGTGTTTAAAAGCTTAGACAGAGCAGCTAAAACTAACGTTATTCATGCCAATAAGGCTGCTAGGCTTAAATCAAGACTGTCTAAACTTGTTCAAAGTTCTGATAAAAAAGTTGAGCCCAAAGTTAAAGCTGCAACAGCAAAATAA